One window of the Desulfobaccales bacterium genome contains the following:
- a CDS encoding PxxKW family cysteine-rich protein, which yields MRCETVKPGLECTFMTKKGCSFNGGRCHQIVENCEGCERILTFEDNRYCASFPDPAVKWRRGNCNLATHVKAEKPAANNAVKINPLKASKRSAARR from the coding sequence ATGCGCTGTGAAACTGTGAAACCGGGCCTGGAGTGCACCTTCATGACCAAAAAGGGCTGTTCGTTCAACGGCGGCCGGTGCCACCAGATCGTGGAGAATTGTGAGGGCTGCGAGCGCATCCTCACCTTTGAGGACAATCGCTACTGCGCCTCCTTCCCGGATCCGGCGGTGAAGTGGCGCCGGGGTAATTGCAACCTGGCCACCCACGTCAAGGCCGAAAAACCGGCGGCCAACAATGCCGTGAAGATCAATCCGCTGAAGGCCTCCAAACGTTCGGCGGCCCGCCGCTAA
- the lon gene encoding endopeptidase La: MTPRKDEEQSELIIPATLPLLAVRDVVVFPNMVLPLFVGRESSVAAIEAALAEDRLLLLATQKDQAIENPSPDDIYEMGTVSLILRMLKLPDGRLKILVQGKTKARISQYLKERPYFRVALEVVPETPLEEVSPEAEALMRNAREMSEKILTLKGVLSPDLLSILDSIDDPGHLADLVAANLRLKIEEAQAVLEELDPIRRLIIVNDFLRKELEVSSIQAKIQSQAREEMDRTQREYFLREQMRAIKKELGDTDEISKELEEYREKIARARMPKYAEDEALKQLNRLEQMHPDAAEASMVRTYLDWLVELPWSKSTRDKLDLKEAKAILDADHYNLEKVKERILEYLSVRKLNKKMKGPILCLVGPPGVGKTSLGQSIARAMGRKFTRISLGGMRDEAEIRGHRRTYIGALPGRIIQGLKNAGSNNPVFILDEVDKIGMDFRGDPAAALLEVLDPEQNHSFSDHYLNLPFDLSKVMFITTANLVDPIPSALKDRMEIIRLPGYTEEEKLKIAQGYLLPRQIKENGLRPGDLHLSAEVLREIIVHYTQEAGLRNLEREIGALCRKIARRIAEGETGPFTITRANLHKYLGPPRYLPEKELDKDEVGVATGLAWTQVGGEILAVEASLLRGKGQLLLTGQLGEVMRESAQAALSYARSRADRLGLEPDFYEKLDIHLHVPAGATPKDGPSAGITMATALISALTGVPVRRDVAMTGEITLRGKVLPIGGLKEKAIAALRAHMKKVIIPEANKKDLMEIPAYVKRRLKFVLVNDMDEVLKEALVRSPFKEPSRPKATRRRLPRATPPALT, encoded by the coding sequence ATGACTCCCCGTAAGGACGAGGAACAGAGCGAACTCATCATCCCCGCCACTTTGCCCCTGCTGGCGGTGCGGGACGTGGTGGTCTTCCCCAACATGGTGCTGCCCCTGTTTGTGGGGCGGGAATCCTCGGTGGCCGCCATCGAGGCCGCCCTGGCGGAAGACCGGCTTTTGCTTTTGGCCACCCAGAAGGATCAGGCCATCGAAAACCCCAGCCCGGACGACATCTATGAGATGGGCACCGTGAGCCTCATTCTCCGGATGCTCAAACTCCCCGATGGGCGTCTGAAGATCCTGGTGCAAGGCAAGACCAAGGCCCGCATCAGTCAGTATCTGAAGGAGCGGCCCTATTTCCGGGTGGCCCTGGAAGTGGTGCCCGAGACCCCCCTGGAAGAGGTCTCCCCCGAGGCCGAGGCCCTGATGCGCAACGCCCGGGAGATGTCGGAGAAGATCCTCACCCTCAAAGGGGTGCTCTCCCCGGATCTGCTGTCCATTCTCGACTCCATTGACGATCCCGGCCACCTGGCGGACCTGGTGGCCGCCAACCTGCGCCTGAAGATCGAGGAGGCCCAGGCGGTCCTGGAGGAGCTGGACCCCATCCGGCGCCTCATCATCGTCAACGATTTTTTGCGCAAGGAGCTGGAGGTCTCCTCCATCCAGGCCAAGATCCAGTCCCAGGCCCGGGAGGAGATGGACCGCACCCAACGGGAGTATTTCCTCCGGGAACAGATGCGGGCCATCAAAAAGGAGCTGGGCGACACCGACGAGATCAGCAAGGAGCTGGAGGAATACCGGGAAAAGATCGCCCGGGCCCGGATGCCCAAGTACGCCGAGGATGAGGCCTTAAAGCAGCTCAACCGCCTGGAGCAGATGCACCCGGACGCGGCCGAGGCCTCCATGGTGCGCACCTACCTGGACTGGCTGGTGGAGCTCCCCTGGAGCAAGAGCACCCGGGACAAGCTGGACTTGAAAGAGGCCAAGGCCATCCTGGATGCCGACCACTACAATCTGGAGAAGGTGAAGGAGCGCATCCTGGAATACCTGAGTGTGCGCAAGCTCAACAAGAAGATGAAGGGGCCCATCCTCTGCCTGGTGGGGCCGCCGGGGGTGGGCAAAACCTCTCTCGGCCAATCCATTGCCCGGGCCATGGGCCGCAAATTCACCCGCATCTCACTGGGGGGCATGCGGGATGAGGCGGAGATCCGGGGCCACCGGCGCACCTACATCGGGGCTCTCCCCGGCCGCATCATCCAGGGGCTGAAGAACGCCGGCTCCAACAACCCGGTCTTCATCCTGGATGAGGTGGACAAGATCGGCATGGACTTTCGGGGCGATCCCGCTGCGGCGCTGCTGGAGGTGCTGGACCCGGAGCAGAACCACTCCTTCAGCGACCACTATCTCAATCTGCCCTTTGACCTCTCCAAGGTGATGTTCATCACCACCGCCAACCTGGTGGACCCCATCCCCTCGGCCCTCAAGGACCGCATGGAGATCATTCGCCTGCCCGGCTACACCGAGGAGGAGAAGCTGAAGATCGCCCAGGGGTATCTGCTGCCCCGGCAGATCAAGGAGAATGGCCTGCGGCCCGGGGATTTGCACCTGTCTGCCGAGGTGCTGCGGGAGATCATCGTCCATTACACCCAGGAGGCGGGCCTCCGGAACCTGGAGCGGGAGATCGGGGCCCTGTGCCGCAAGATCGCCCGGCGCATCGCCGAAGGGGAGACGGGGCCCTTCACCATCACCCGGGCAAACCTGCACAAATACCTGGGCCCGCCCCGGTATCTGCCGGAAAAGGAGCTGGACAAAGACGAGGTGGGGGTGGCCACCGGGCTCGCCTGGACCCAGGTGGGGGGCGAAATCCTGGCGGTGGAGGCCTCGCTCCTCCGGGGCAAGGGCCAGCTCCTCCTCACCGGCCAGTTGGGGGAGGTGATGCGGGAGTCGGCCCAGGCGGCCCTGAGCTACGCCCGCTCCCGGGCCGACCGGCTGGGGCTGGAGCCGGACTTTTATGAAAAGCTGGACATCCACCTGCACGTGCCCGCCGGTGCCACCCCCAAGGACGGCCCCTCCGCCGGCATCACCATGGCCACCGCCCTCATCTCGGCCCTCACCGGGGTGCCGGTGAGACGAGATGTGGCCATGACCGGGGAAATCACCCTGAGGGGCAAGGTGCTCCCCATCGGCGGCCTCAAGGAGAAGGCCATTGCGGCCCTGCGGGCCCACATGAAAAAGGTCATCATCCCGGAGGCCAACAAAAAGGATTTGATGGAGATCCCGGCCTACGTGAAGCGGCGCCTCAAGTTTGTCTTGGTGAACGACATGGACGAGGTGCTGAAGGAGGCTTTGGTGCGCTCGCCCTTCAAGGAGCCCTCCCGGCCCAAGGCCACGAGGCGGCGGCTGCCCCGCGCGACCCCGCCGGCCCTGACCTGA
- the shc gene encoding squalene--hopene cyclase, whose product MRGRTAAVSTPPAPQDPFLTEVEAGLARAVTALLALQQEEGYWWAELESNVTITAEYLMLHRLLGLGEEKFPGMVADLLSRQLPNGAWSLWYGDGGELSTTVEAYFALKLAGLPADIPRLAKAREFILSKGGVLKTRVFTRIFLALFGQVSWEGIPLLPVEFVLLPVWSGLSIYEFSSWTRATIVPLSVVMAYRPVHPLPPEQGVAELFLSPEEPFQRHRVNWIPGGSLLENFFVLVDRLLKLYYRLPSHALRRLALRRAEEWILEHQEETGDWAGIQPAMVNSLLALKCRGYDLGHERMQKGLEALERFELRDGERLWLQSCISPVWDTALALRALAAAGLPPEHPALVKASRWLLGKQIRRPGDWQVKCPGVEPGGWAFEFVNNWYPDVDDSSMVLVALKETLADPEAHKEALTRGINWCLGLQCRNGGFASFDKDNTKEWLNLIPFADLKALVDPPTEDITARVLEMLGVYGYPKSHPAAVRALAFIRRTQQPEGCWYGRWGVNYIYGTWSVLAGLRAIGEDMSQPYIRRAVAWLKSIQNPDGGWGECCECYRDREMMGVGVSSPSQTAWALLGLLAAGEVNSPEVRAGIAYLLKNQRPDGRWNEEHFTGTGFPSHFMIRYHLYRDVFPTMALGLYLKKAGGGG is encoded by the coding sequence ATGAGGGGGAGAACTGCGGCGGTCTCCACACCGCCCGCACCCCAGGACCCTTTTCTCACGGAGGTAGAAGCCGGCCTGGCCCGGGCCGTGACGGCTCTGTTGGCCCTCCAGCAGGAGGAGGGCTACTGGTGGGCCGAGCTGGAATCCAACGTCACCATCACCGCGGAGTACCTCATGCTCCACCGCCTCCTGGGGCTGGGGGAGGAGAAGTTCCCCGGCATGGTGGCGGACCTTCTCTCCCGGCAGCTGCCCAACGGCGCCTGGTCGCTGTGGTACGGCGACGGGGGCGAGCTCAGCACCACGGTGGAGGCCTACTTCGCCCTGAAGCTGGCAGGCCTGCCGGCTGACATCCCCCGCCTGGCCAAGGCCCGAGAGTTCATCCTCTCCAAGGGCGGCGTTCTGAAGACCCGGGTCTTCACCCGCATCTTTCTCGCCCTCTTCGGCCAGGTGAGCTGGGAGGGCATTCCCCTTTTGCCGGTGGAATTCGTGCTCCTGCCGGTGTGGTCCGGGCTGAGCATCTATGAGTTCTCCAGTTGGACCCGGGCCACCATCGTGCCTTTGAGCGTGGTCATGGCCTACCGGCCGGTGCATCCGCTCCCTCCGGAGCAGGGGGTGGCGGAACTCTTCCTCAGCCCCGAGGAGCCCTTCCAACGCCACCGGGTGAATTGGATTCCCGGCGGCTCTTTACTGGAAAACTTCTTTGTGTTGGTGGACCGGCTCCTCAAGCTCTACTACCGCCTGCCGTCCCATGCTTTAAGGCGGCTGGCCCTCAGGCGGGCGGAGGAGTGGATCCTGGAGCACCAGGAGGAGACCGGCGACTGGGCGGGCATCCAGCCGGCCATGGTGAACTCCCTTCTGGCCCTGAAGTGCCGGGGTTACGACCTGGGCCACGAGCGGATGCAGAAAGGCCTGGAGGCCCTGGAACGCTTTGAGCTCCGGGACGGCGAGCGCCTGTGGCTGCAGTCCTGCATCTCGCCGGTGTGGGACACCGCCCTGGCGCTCCGGGCCCTGGCCGCGGCGGGGCTCCCGCCGGAGCACCCCGCCTTGGTCAAGGCCAGCCGCTGGCTGCTGGGGAAACAGATCCGCCGGCCCGGGGACTGGCAGGTGAAATGCCCCGGGGTGGAGCCGGGAGGCTGGGCCTTTGAGTTCGTCAACAACTGGTACCCGGATGTGGACGACAGCTCCATGGTGCTGGTGGCCCTCAAAGAGACCCTGGCCGACCCGGAGGCCCACAAGGAAGCCCTCACCCGGGGCATCAACTGGTGCCTGGGGCTGCAATGCCGAAACGGCGGCTTCGCCTCCTTCGACAAGGACAACACCAAGGAGTGGCTGAACCTCATTCCCTTCGCCGACCTTAAGGCCCTGGTAGACCCCCCCACCGAGGACATCACCGCCCGGGTGCTGGAGATGCTGGGGGTCTATGGCTATCCCAAAAGCCACCCAGCGGCGGTGCGGGCCCTGGCCTTCATCCGGCGCACGCAGCAGCCGGAGGGTTGCTGGTACGGCCGCTGGGGGGTTAACTACATCTATGGCACCTGGTCGGTCCTGGCGGGCCTCAGGGCCATCGGCGAGGACATGAGCCAACCCTATATCCGCCGGGCGGTGGCCTGGCTGAAGAGCATCCAGAACCCCGACGGCGGCTGGGGCGAATGCTGCGAGTGCTATCGGGACCGGGAGATGATGGGGGTGGGCGTGAGCAGCCCCTCCCAGACGGCCTGGGCCCTTTTGGGCCTGTTGGCGGCGGGCGAGGTCAACTCCCCGGAGGTCCGGGCCGGGATCGCCTATCTCCTGAAAAACCAGCGCCCCGACGGCCGCTGGAACGAGGAGCACTTCACCGGCACCGGTTTCCCGTCGCATTTCATGATCCGCTATCATCTGTACCGGGACGTCTTCCCCACCATGGCGCTGGGGCTGTATTTGAAGAAGGCCGGGGGAGGGGGCTAA
- a CDS encoding hemolysin family protein, with product MMWAVVLIFLPLLLAEAFFALSEIALVSANPRRLKRRAEEGHRGAAFALRLLKTPERVVATCLLGANLAEISNTVLVTALLLAWLGPRGEVVAAVALPPLILLLAEITPKSIGRQHPNRLAQRVGFPLWLASWVLAPLTLVFAGASRLFLRLTGARRRAGLPFITREDLRLVVATGGPEVDLKGGERRIIHRILRFSQRRAREVMVPLVKVAAIPDTLTLAQALEEFRTSPFSRLPVYHRRIDNIIGVLHGFDLLGEPPSERPIRPLIRPATYVPEIKKIDGLLTEMQRRGIHLAVVVDEYGGAVGIVTLEDLLEEIVGEIADEFDQETSPLTRVAENRYLIDARMEISALNETLNLNLPLGDYETLAGFLIAQSGDLPRPGQVVEWGGLKFIIRRAEPRAVREVELVLPHPA from the coding sequence ATGATGTGGGCGGTTGTTCTCATCTTTCTCCCTCTGCTGCTGGCGGAGGCCTTCTTTGCCCTGTCGGAGATCGCCTTGGTCTCGGCCAACCCCAGGCGGCTCAAGCGCCGGGCGGAGGAAGGCCACCGGGGGGCGGCCTTTGCCCTGCGGCTCCTCAAGACCCCGGAACGGGTGGTGGCCACCTGCCTTCTGGGGGCCAATCTGGCGGAGATCTCCAACACCGTGCTGGTGACCGCCCTGCTCCTTGCCTGGCTGGGCCCCCGGGGGGAAGTGGTGGCCGCAGTGGCCCTGCCGCCCCTCATCCTGCTTTTGGCGGAGATCACCCCCAAATCCATCGGCCGCCAGCATCCCAACCGGCTGGCCCAGCGGGTGGGGTTTCCCTTATGGCTGGCCTCCTGGGTTCTGGCGCCGCTGACCCTGGTCTTTGCCGGGGCCAGCCGGCTGTTTCTGCGCCTGACGGGGGCGCGGCGCCGGGCAGGCCTCCCCTTTATCACCCGGGAGGACCTGCGCCTGGTGGTGGCCACCGGCGGGCCGGAGGTGGACCTGAAGGGGGGCGAACGGCGCATCATCCACCGCATCCTGCGCTTCAGCCAGCGCCGGGCCCGGGAGGTCATGGTGCCCCTGGTGAAGGTGGCGGCCATCCCCGATACCCTCACCCTCGCCCAGGCCCTGGAGGAATTCCGCACCTCGCCGTTTTCCCGGCTGCCGGTGTACCATCGCCGCATCGACAACATCATCGGGGTGCTGCATGGCTTCGATCTCCTGGGGGAGCCCCCCTCCGAGCGGCCCATCCGGCCCCTGATCCGGCCGGCGACCTATGTCCCGGAGATCAAAAAGATCGACGGCCTCTTGACGGAGATGCAGCGCCGGGGTATTCACCTGGCGGTGGTGGTGGATGAATACGGCGGCGCGGTGGGCATCGTCACCCTGGAGGACCTGCTGGAAGAGATTGTGGGGGAGATCGCCGATGAGTTCGATCAGGAAACCAGCCCCCTCACCCGGGTGGCGGAGAACCGCTACCTCATCGACGCCCGCATGGAGATCAGCGCCTTGAACGAAACCCTGAACCTGAATCTGCCCTTGGGCGATTATGAGACCCTGGCGGGGTTCCTCATCGCCCAGTCAGGGGACCTGCCCCGCCCCGGCCAGGTGGTGGAGTGGGGCGGCCTTAAATTTATTATTCGCCGGGCCGAGCCCCGGGCGGTGAGGGAGGTGGAACTTGTGCTCCCCCACCCCGCCTGA
- a CDS encoding hemolysin family protein, with protein MDSLTLPSHFWRWLALGGLLALYSFFSLAETSLFALNPLDRLRLKEQRPRSGALVEELLGQSQLLLITLVVGVEIVTILASIVATSLALSLWGARGKWVALAGLSPLLLFLGEILPKSLAFTYPQRLAPLVAPGVKLAMRLLAPVRFLLLQISRGLLVTLGFRPELQVPALRQEDFAHLVEESHELGGIAALERDFIQNLLRLGEVRVSQIMVPRPDIFCLPVDMPLPRLIQEVKRSRFSRVPIYKDQPGNVLGILHAKDLLMAEIRKLTGPEAVRQWLRPAYYVPESKRAYDLLTELQSRHLRLALVVDEYGTLMGLVTVEDLLEELCGEIAQEFVEEEKPIEEVAPGRWRLKATVALEDANEALGTDFPTAEFDTIGGLVLHHFGELPREGDSVRIEDLTFRVVKMKGTRLLEVEVTREPL; from the coding sequence GTGGATAGCCTGACTTTGCCTTCCCATTTCTGGCGCTGGCTGGCCTTGGGCGGTCTTTTGGCCCTGTACAGCTTCTTTTCCCTGGCCGAGACCTCTCTGTTCGCCTTAAACCCCCTGGACCGCCTGCGGCTCAAAGAGCAACGCCCCCGCTCGGGGGCGCTGGTGGAAGAGCTCCTGGGCCAGTCCCAGCTCCTCCTCATCACCCTGGTGGTGGGGGTGGAGATCGTCACCATCCTGGCTTCCATCGTGGCCACCTCCCTGGCCCTCAGTCTCTGGGGCGCCCGGGGCAAATGGGTGGCCTTGGCGGGCCTCTCGCCCCTGCTCCTGTTTTTAGGGGAGATTCTTCCCAAGTCTCTCGCCTTCACCTATCCCCAGCGCCTGGCACCCCTGGTGGCCCCGGGCGTGAAGCTGGCCATGCGCCTGCTGGCGCCGGTGCGCTTTCTCCTGTTGCAGATCAGCCGCGGGCTCCTCGTCACCCTGGGATTCCGGCCGGAACTCCAGGTGCCGGCCCTGCGCCAGGAGGATTTCGCCCATCTGGTGGAGGAGAGCCACGAACTGGGGGGGATTGCCGCCCTGGAGCGGGATTTCATCCAGAACCTGCTGCGCCTGGGGGAGGTGAGGGTGAGTCAGATCATGGTGCCCCGGCCGGACATCTTCTGCCTGCCCGTGGATATGCCCCTGCCCCGCCTCATCCAGGAGGTGAAGCGCTCCCGCTTTTCCCGGGTGCCCATCTACAAAGACCAGCCCGGCAATGTTCTGGGCATTCTCCATGCCAAGGACCTGCTGATGGCCGAAATCCGCAAACTCACCGGGCCGGAGGCGGTGCGGCAGTGGCTGCGCCCGGCGTATTATGTGCCGGAGAGCAAGCGGGCCTATGATCTGCTCACCGAACTCCAGAGCCGGCACCTGCGCCTGGCGTTGGTGGTGGACGAATACGGCACCCTCATGGGCCTGGTGACCGTGGAGGACCTGCTGGAGGAGCTCTGCGGGGAGATCGCCCAGGAATTTGTCGAGGAGGAGAAACCCATCGAAGAGGTGGCCCCCGGCCGCTGGCGCCTCAAGGCCACCGTGGCCCTGGAGGACGCCAACGAGGCCCTGGGCACGGACTTTCCCACCGCGGAGTTTGACACCATCGGCGGCCTGGTGCTGCACCATTTCGGTGAACTGCCCAGGGAAGGTGACTCAGTGCGGATTGAGGACCTCACCTTCCGGGTGGTGAAAATGAAGGGCACCCGGCTGCTGGAGGTGGAGGTCACTCGGGAGCCGCTATGA
- a CDS encoding DNA polymerase ligase N-terminal domain-containing protein, giving the protein MSQDDALKSYREKRQFCRTPEPAGGGPQPSGGDPLFVVQKHAARKLHYDFRLEVDGVLKSWAIPKGPSLNPAEKRLAVPTEDHPLEYARFEGVIPEGEYGAGTVMVWDIGTFRNLTEKKGKPVPLAEAVAHGHVKVWLEGKKLRGGFSLTRFKSGKDEAWLLVKNQDELADASRDPLAEEPDSALTGRSLEEIEGQG; this is encoded by the coding sequence ATGAGCCAGGATGACGCCCTGAAATCCTACCGGGAAAAGCGCCAGTTCTGCCGCACGCCGGAGCCGGCCGGCGGCGGTCCGCAGCCCTCGGGAGGGGACCCCCTATTCGTGGTCCAGAAGCACGCCGCCCGCAAGCTCCACTACGACTTCCGCCTGGAGGTGGATGGCGTCCTGAAGAGCTGGGCCATCCCCAAGGGGCCCTCCCTCAACCCGGCCGAAAAGCGCCTGGCCGTGCCCACCGAGGACCACCCCCTGGAATACGCCCGCTTCGAGGGGGTCATCCCCGAAGGCGAATACGGCGCCGGCACCGTCATGGTCTGGGACATCGGCACCTTCCGCAATCTCACCGAGAAAAAGGGGAAACCCGTGCCCCTGGCCGAGGCGGTGGCCCACGGCCACGTCAAGGTGTGGCTGGAGGGGAAGAAACTTAGGGGCGGCTTCTCCCTCACCCGCTTCAAAAGCGGCAAAGACGAGGCCTGGCTCCTGGTGAAAAACCAGGACGAGCTGGCCGACGCCAGCCGGGACCCGCTGGCCGAGGAGCCGGACTCCGCCCTCACCGGCCGCAGCCTGGAGGAGATCGAGGGACAAGGCTGA
- a CDS encoding pyridoxal phosphate-dependent aminotransferase — MELARRIRQIPPSATLALNAKANQLKAQGVDVVNFGVGEPDFETPEHIKEAAIQAIRDGFTRYTPVGGIPELKEAIIRRFEEDLGLKYEPAEVMVSCGGKHALYNLFQVLFEAGDEVIVPAPFWVSYPPMLMLAEATPIIVRTREENGFRLTPEELQAVITPRTKGLILNSPSNPTGSVYPRAELEALAEVVLKHRLIVISDDIYDKILFDGQKFANLAMVDPRLREQTFVLNGVSKTYAMTGWRIGYAAGPAKAIAAATNLQSQSTSNPTSIAQKAAVAALTGPQDSVAQMVTEFAWRRDDIYRRLLEIPGVTSIKPGGAFYIFPNVSAYFDRIQAGPGQSRSGVLAEYLLEEAKVAAVPGGEFGEDTCIRLSFATSRERIATGVSRIGEALQKLGG; from the coding sequence GTGGAACTGGCACGACGCATCCGGCAGATTCCGCCCTCCGCCACCCTGGCCCTCAACGCCAAGGCCAATCAGCTCAAGGCCCAGGGGGTGGATGTGGTGAATTTCGGCGTGGGCGAACCCGATTTTGAGACCCCGGAGCACATCAAGGAAGCGGCCATTCAGGCCATCCGGGACGGCTTCACCCGCTACACCCCGGTAGGGGGCATCCCGGAACTCAAGGAGGCCATTATCCGGCGCTTTGAAGAGGACCTGGGCCTCAAGTATGAGCCGGCGGAAGTTATGGTCTCCTGCGGCGGCAAACACGCCCTCTACAATCTCTTTCAGGTGCTCTTCGAGGCCGGGGATGAGGTGATTGTGCCGGCGCCCTTTTGGGTGTCCTATCCGCCCATGCTGATGCTGGCGGAGGCCACCCCCATCATCGTCCGCACCCGGGAGGAAAACGGCTTTCGGTTGACGCCGGAGGAGCTCCAAGCGGTGATCACCCCCCGCACCAAGGGCCTCATCCTGAACAGCCCCTCCAACCCCACCGGCTCGGTGTATCCCCGGGCGGAGCTGGAGGCCCTGGCGGAGGTGGTCCTGAAGCACCGGCTCATCGTCATCTCCGACGACATCTATGACAAGATTCTCTTCGACGGGCAGAAATTCGCCAACCTGGCCATGGTGGATCCCCGCCTGAGGGAGCAGACCTTTGTGCTCAACGGCGTGTCCAAGACCTACGCCATGACCGGCTGGCGTATCGGCTATGCCGCGGGGCCGGCCAAGGCCATCGCCGCGGCCACCAATCTGCAGAGCCAAAGCACCTCCAACCCCACCTCCATCGCCCAAAAGGCGGCGGTGGCGGCCCTAACCGGCCCTCAGGACTCGGTGGCCCAGATGGTGACGGAGTTCGCCTGGCGGCGGGACGACATTTACCGGCGGTTGCTGGAAATCCCTGGGGTCACCAGCATCAAGCCCGGCGGCGCCTTCTACATCTTCCCCAATGTCAGCGCTTATTTTGACCGGATCCAGGCCGGTCCCGGGCAGTCCCGCTCCGGCGTCCTGGCGGAGTATCTCCTGGAGGAGGCCAAGGTGGCGGCGGTGCCCGGCGGGGAGTTCGGCGAGGACACCTGCATCAGGCTTTCCTTTGCCACCTCCCGGGAGCGCATTGCCACCGGGGTGAGCCGGATTGGCGAAGCCTTGCAGAAATTGGGGGGATAA
- the larC gene encoding nickel pincer cofactor biosynthesis protein LarC — protein sequence MCSPTPPERWAYFDCFSGLSGDMTLGALLEAGLPADELRRVLAGLGLPGFELEVRRVSRQHLAGTKVDFRCGPQPERSYRDIVALLEKADLPPRTRELSLSMFRLLGEAESRRHGVPLEEVHFHELGAADTILDIVGAAFGIEYLGIRRSFVSPLPLGRGLIASAHGTLPNPAPATLELLQGFSLYGTDLPGELVTPTGAVILKGLEAESTLCPPLKLLAVGYGAGSRDLPGHPNLVRLLVGEPLSPSPGLREEILVLETHIDDMNPELYEPLMAELFAAGALDVALTPLIMKKNRPGVALTVIAPPALRESMLLTLFTHSTTLGVRCQVLERVAARRWQEEVATPWGPVTVKVMEYGGLRRRLPEYEVCRRLAQAQGLPVLEVYRRLADL from the coding sequence TTGTGCTCCCCCACCCCGCCTGAACGCTGGGCCTACTTTGACTGCTTTTCCGGCCTGAGCGGCGACATGACCCTGGGGGCCCTGCTGGAGGCGGGGCTGCCGGCGGATGAACTGCGCCGGGTGCTGGCGGGCCTGGGCCTGCCCGGTTTTGAGCTGGAAGTGCGCCGGGTGAGCCGCCAGCACCTGGCCGGCACCAAGGTGGATTTCCGCTGCGGCCCCCAGCCGGAGCGCAGTTACCGGGATATTGTGGCCTTGTTGGAAAAGGCGGACCTGCCGCCCCGCACCCGGGAGTTGAGCCTCAGCATGTTCCGCCTGCTGGGGGAGGCCGAATCCCGACGCCACGGCGTGCCCTTGGAGGAGGTGCATTTTCACGAGCTGGGGGCGGCGGACACCATCCTGGATATCGTGGGCGCGGCCTTCGGGATAGAATATCTAGGCATCCGCCGCTCTTTCGTCAGCCCCCTGCCCCTGGGGCGGGGCCTCATTGCCAGCGCCCACGGCACCCTGCCCAACCCGGCCCCCGCCACGCTGGAGCTCCTGCAGGGCTTTTCTCTCTACGGCACCGATCTCCCCGGAGAGCTGGTGACCCCCACCGGCGCGGTCATCCTCAAGGGCCTGGAGGCGGAAAGCACCTTGTGCCCGCCCCTCAAGCTCCTGGCGGTGGGCTACGGCGCCGGCTCCCGGGATTTGCCCGGCCACCCCAATCTGGTGCGCCTGCTGGTGGGGGAACCGCTCTCGCCTTCACCGGGCCTAAGGGAAGAGATTCTGGTCCTGGAAACCCACATTGACGATATGAATCCGGAGCTCTATGAGCCGCTGATGGCCGAGCTCTTTGCCGCCGGCGCCCTGGATGTGGCCCTCACCCCCCTCATCATGAAGAAGAATCGCCCCGGTGTGGCCCTGACGGTCATTGCGCCGCCGGCCCTCCGGGAGAGTATGCTTCTCACCCTGTTCACCCACTCCACCACCCTGGGGGTGCGCTGTCAAGTGCTGGAGCGGGTGGCGGCCCGGCGCTGGCAGGAGGAGGTGGCCACCCCCTGGGGGCCGGTAACGGTGAAGGTCATGGAGTATGGCGGCCTGCGCCGGCGGCTGCCCGAATACGAGGTCTGCCGCCGCCTGGCTCAGGCCCAGGGCCTGCCGGTCCTGGAGGTTTACCGGCGGCTGGCGGATTTGTAA